CGTCGACATGCACTGCCTCGCATACCTGCATGACCCTGGTGCCGGGGAAGAACACCTCGAAGCGGACGAACTTTTCCCCGTCGCGCCGAAATTCCTCGATAACCATGCCGTGCAATGAACTCGTGCGCGCGCCGCTGTCGATCTTTGCGGGCACGCCTTTCAGCCCGAGTTCGGGCAGTTCGACCAATTCACGCCATCCGACCGTAATCACTGTGCGGGCCTGCGCTTCACGATCGCAAGCCCGTCGCCGCCATCGCCGGTCGCGATACGGCGCAGGACGCGGCCGCTCTTGTAATCGACCTCTGCCACGGTGTCGGTCCCCGTTTCGGCGACATAAATCCGCTCCCCGTCGGGCGACCACAGGATGGTGACTTGGAAGCGGGCCTGCGCAGCGTCAGGCTCGTCCACCGCGATCGTGCGGACGACTTCTGACGTGTCGAGGTCGATTACCGAAAGGCTCGCGTCGGCGAGGTTGCTCGTGACCGCGACGTCGCCCTGCGGACGGATCGCGAGGCGCAGCGCGAAGCGGCCGACATCGATCGTATTGCGCAGGTCCAGCGTCGCCGGATCGAGCTCGTACGCTCTGTTCGATCCGCGTGCGGAGACCCACAGCGCCTCGCCGTCGGGCGACAGGTCGATGCCTTCGGGCTCTTCGCCGATCGCCGCCGAGAGGGGCGCACGTCTGGTGATGAGGTCCACCAGCGTCACCGTGCCGGAGCCGAGGTCCATCGTCCACGCGTTGCGCGCGTCGGGCGACACCGCGAGCATGTGGCTGCCATCCTGACCGGTGGCGTATTCGAGCTTCCGCGGCTCGCTGCCGAGAGGGTCTTGTATCCAGTAGATGGATTTGCGCCCCTCGGCGGTGACGTAGATGTCGCCATTGGGGTGCCATTCGATACCGTGCGGGCGCGCACCCTCCCCCAGCACCAGATCCCGGACGCGGGTCAGATCGTCCGCCTCGAAGATCGCCACCTCGCGTCCGCCGTAGCAGGCGAGGGCGACGAACTGACCGTCGGGCGAGGTCGCCAGCTCGTGCGGAGTGGCGCAGGCTTCGACCCGGCGCACCTCATCCCCGGTGGCGAGGTCGATCTGCGAGAGCGTATTGCCGCGCTTGTTCGCCACGAACAGTGTTCCCGACGGCATATCCTGGGCGGTCGCGGCCTGGGACCGGCATCTGCCGCAGACCGGCTGAGCGCAGGCGGCGAGAAGCCCCCCTGCGGCGCTTGCAAGGATGAACGCCCTTACCACCCGGTCGGCTTGCCCTCGTTCTGCTCGTCGAGCCATTCCTTCAGCGGCGCGAAATATTCCATCATCGCCTCACCGCTCATCTCGCGAGTGCCGGTGAAGGCTTCGAGTGCATCGGGCCACGGCTCGCTCGCGCCCATTTCGAGCATCGCGTCGAGCTTCTGCCCCACCTCCTCGTTGCCGTAGAACGAACAGCGATGCAGCGGCCCTTCCCAGCCCGCCTGATCGCAGGCGGCCTTGTAGAACTGGAACTGCAGGATCCGCGCGAGGAAGTAGCGGGTGTAGGGCGTGTTGCCGGGGATGTGGTACTTCGCGCCCGGATCGAAGGCGTCGGCGGGCCGCTCCACCGGCGGGGTGATGCCCTGGTACTCGCGCTTCAGATCGTGCCACGCGGTGTTGTAAGTGGCCTGCGTGATCGACCCGTCGAACACGCCCCAGCGCCACTTGTCGACCAGCAGGCCGAAGGGCAGGAACGCGACCTTGTCCATCGCCTGGCGCAGCAGCAGGCCGATGTCCTTGTCCGCACTGGGCACGTCCGCGCGGTCGAGCAGGCCGATCTGGACCAGATATTCGGGCGTGATCGACAGCGCGATAAAATCGCCGATCGCTTCGTGGAAGCCATCGTTCGCGCCGTTCAAGTGCAGGTAGTCCTGCGCGTTATAGGCGCGCTGGTAGTAGTTGTGGCCGAGCTCGTGGTGGATGGTGACGAAATCGTCCGCATTCACCTTGATGCACATCTTGATGCGGATATCGTCCTTGTTGTCGACGTCCCACGCCGATGCGTGGCACACGACTTCGCGGTCGGCCGGCTTGGTGAACATGCTGCGTTCCCAGAAGGTCTCCGGCAGCGGTTCGAAGCCGAGCGAGGAATAGAACCCCTCGCCGATCTTCACCATGTCGATCGGGTCCTGGCCCTGCGCCTGCAGCAGCTCGCCGATGTCGTAGCCGAGATCGCCCGCGCCTTCGGGTGCGACCAGCGGGTAGATATTGCCCCATTCCTGCGCCCACATATTGCCGAGCAGATCCGCCCGGATCGGGCCGGAAGCGGGCTGGATGGCGTCCCCGTACTTCGCGTTCAGCTTGGTGCGCACATAGGTGTGGAGCGACTGGTAGAGCGGCGCGACCTCCTGCCACATCCGCTCCAGCTCGTCGGAGAATTCCTCGGGCGGCATGTCGTATCCCGACCGCCACATCGTGCCGACATTGTCGAAGCCCAGCTCCTCCGCGCCCTCGTTGGCGATCTCGACCATGCGGGCATAGTCGTCCTTCATCGGCGCGCCGACATTGGTGTGCCAGCTGGCCCACATCTCCGCGTATTCCTCGGGCGTATGGTCGAGATTGCCCATCTCGGCCTCGATATCCGAACCGCTGATTTCTTCGCCGTTCAGCGTGCCCTTGCCCTTGCCGTACTGGCTGTTGAGGCTGGTCGCGATCTCGTTCAGCTCGGTCGCCGCGCCGTCGGCGGTCGGTGCGGGCAGGACGATGCCGTTACGCAGGATGTCGAGCTTGCGCGCGACCTCCGGGTCGAGCCCGTCGACCTCGGCATATTTCGCGGCTTGGAGCGCGTAGTTGACCGATTTCTCGGTCCCCTCGGCACCCACCTGCGCCGCGAGCGCATCGGTATCGTGCGTGATATAGGTCGCATTGACCCAGTATATTTGGCTGGCCCGCACCGAATAGCCGAACAGGTCCGTCTCGACCATCGCGACCCAGTTGGCCGCGCCCTCCGGCGTCATCGGATACTCGGCCATCGCCGCTTCGGTTTCGCCGCCCACGTGATGGTCGGCCAGAGCAGGCGTTGCGAGCGTCGCGGCGGCAAGCGCGGCGAGCGAGACAGAGAGAAGCTTCATCGGGGCATCCTGTCGTAGTGTTTGCAATTGGACGCGAAACTAGCTTCGCGCGATGTAATAGCAAGCGGACGCTTCAGCCTTCCGCCGGGCCCAGCCAGTCCGCCATCGCGCGGCCGAGATCGGGCTTGGTGACGCTGGTCATGTGCGTACCGGGCACCTCGACATAGCGTGCGTCGGGCAGCCGCGCGGCCAGGTCCTGCGCGGAGCCGTTGTCGCGGTCCTCGTCGCCGCAGACGACCAGCGTCGGGCAGGCGATCTTCGCGAGCTCCGCGAGGTCGAGGTCCTCCATGCTGCCCAGCAGCAGCCGCGCAGCGACGCGGTCGACCTTCTGCGATTTGAGGAACTGCATCGAGAAATAGGCGGGATCGCCCTTCGGGATCGCATCGAACTCGTCGATCACCCGGATGAAGAAGGCCGCGCGTTTCTGCCATTCGCCGAGCCCATCGATCCCCATCCCGCCGAGAATGAGGCGGGCCGGGTCGAGCGCGCCGGAGGAGACCGCATGGATCGAGGTCCGCGCGCCGAGCGAGAAGCCGGCAAGGTCGTAATCGGTCAGGTCCAGATGATCGACCAGCGCCGCGACATCCTTCACCAGCACGCCCGGCGGATAGGCCTCCGGCGCGCGCGGCGCATCGCTTTCGCCATGCACGCGAAAATCGAGCATGACGACCTCGTAGCCCTGCTCCGCAATCCGCTCCGCATGGCCCCACTTGATCCAATTCATCTGAGCGCTGGAGAACAGGCCGTGCAGCAGCACCAGCGGTCGCGCGCCGGGATCGCCGACCCGATGCAGGGCGAGGCTGGTGCCGTCGAGGGATGGGAAGAATTCGGTCGTACTATCGGTCATGATCAATCCAGTGTCGGGTCGCCGATGGATGCGCGCGCATCGCTCAGCACGGCGGCTCCTTGCCCGCACTCTTCCATTTCTGCATGAGGATCTCGTGCTCGTCCGTACGGATGCGCGGCAGGTGAGACGTATCGAGCCAGGCTTCGTACATGCTTTCCGCGCCGAAATGATGCTTCGGCTCGAACCCGGACGGATCGTCGAAACTTCCGACTGTCAGATCCATATTCTCGGATCCTTCGCGAAAGCGGAAGCCGAGCGGAGTCCCGCACCGGGAGCAGAAGGGGCGCCTGGCAATGGGCGAACTGTCGTACCAGTCGGGTTCGCTATCCCACGCGATAGTCACGTATTTTACCGAGACGAATGCGATCGAAACCCCACCTGTTGCCCTCTGGCACATCCGGCAGTGGCACAAATACGCTTCACCCGGATCGACCATGGCCGAGTAGCGCACACGTCCGCATTGGCACCCGCCGCTCCGCCGCTCTTCCATTCCGTTCGTCCCTCTGCTCGCGTGCTCGATTAACGGAAGTTGCAGTTCGTCCCGCCCCACAAGGTCGCCACCTCGCCATCCTCGATCAGCCCGGAGACGGACATTTCTCCTTCGCCGAGCATGAATTCCTTGCCCAGCGTGCTGTCCTCGAACGCCTCGTAGGTCCCGAGTTCACGCACGGTCTCTTCGCTCATGCCAAGGGTCACGCCATCCGGCCCGGAAAATTCGGCACGTTCGCTCGGTCCGCTGACCGACCAGCCGACGAAGCGCTCCTCCTGGAAATGAGCTACGAAATCGTCGAAGGTCGCAAAGGTGATTTCCCCGGCCGGACAGTCCGGGTTGGTGCCGAATTGCGGGCCACCGAAGACCATCGTCAGTTCTTCGACCACCATGTCCTGCGGTTCGCCGAAATCGAGCAGGACGGCATCGCCACCTGCCTCGGGCGGCGCGATCGTCAGCCCGTCTGCGAGAAGCGAAATCGGGCGGTTGCTCGGCGCATTGGGCGTTTGCGCGGCAATCTCTTCGGCGGTCGGGGTCGCGGGGTCCTCCGCCGTCTCGCCGCACGCGGCGAGCGCCAGCGCTGCCATGCCGATCATCGCAAAACCGAAACGCGCCTTCATCTGCTCTCTCCCACGGGCCTGTTGCGCCGTTAGTGTCAGAGCGATGCGCGCTTCACAAGCGCTCGTCGTCGTCGGAGGCTGGCGGCGGGTCGTCGATGCGCCGGTCGATGATGATCCCGTCCGGCTGCGCAGCCCGGTCCGGCTCCGTATTCCGCGACGCCTCGCGCCAGGAGCCATCGATGGTCGCACCGACACCATCGCCAAAGCCGCCCATCTGGCCGCGCACCCTTGCCAACCGCTTCATCAGGAAGCGGCGGAAGAGCAGCGGCACCAGCAGCGAGATCGCGGCAATGGGCACCGCGATCCACCACAGCCAGTCGAGCCAGTCGACCATGCGGGTAAGCGCGAAGATGATCGCGAATGTGATCGCCCAGCGAAGTGCCCAGCGCCGGACGGCTCGCCCGATCACCGCCGAGGTCTCCCGCTCGATCTGGTCGAGCGACTGGCCCATCTGCGCGGCCATGTGTTCCTGCTGGCGGGGATCGGGGCCGAGCACGGTCCTGCTCAGCCCTTCTTGAGGTGTCGGCGGCCCAGAAGCTCCGCGATCTGCACGGCATTGAGCGCGGCACCTTTGCGCAGGTTGTCGCTGACGCACCACAGGTTGATGCCGTTCTCCACCGTCGGGTCCTCGCGCACGCGGCTGATGTAGGTCGCGCCGTCGCCCACGCTTTCCACCGGCGTGATGTAGCCTTCGTCCTCGCGCTTATCGACCAGCATGATGCCGGGC
The sequence above is a segment of the Alteriqipengyuania lutimaris genome. Coding sequences within it:
- a CDS encoding YncE family protein, with amino-acid sequence MARRAERGQADRVVRAFILASAAGGLLAACAQPVCGRCRSQAATAQDMPSGTLFVANKRGNTLSQIDLATGDEVRRVEACATPHELATSPDGQFVALACYGGREVAIFEADDLTRVRDLVLGEGARPHGIEWHPNGDIYVTAEGRKSIYWIQDPLGSEPRKLEYATGQDGSHMLAVSPDARNAWTMDLGSGTVTLVDLITRRAPLSAAIGEEPEGIDLSPDGEALWVSARGSNRAYELDPATLDLRNTIDVGRFALRLAIRPQGDVAVTSNLADASLSVIDLDTSEVVRTIAVDEPDAAQARFQVTILWSPDGERIYVAETGTDTVAEVDYKSGRVLRRIATGDGGDGLAIVKRRPAQ
- a CDS encoding M2 family metallopeptidase; this encodes MKLLSVSLAALAAATLATPALADHHVGGETEAAMAEYPMTPEGAANWVAMVETDLFGYSVRASQIYWVNATYITHDTDALAAQVGAEGTEKSVNYALQAAKYAEVDGLDPEVARKLDILRNGIVLPAPTADGAATELNEIATSLNSQYGKGKGTLNGEEISGSDIEAEMGNLDHTPEEYAEMWASWHTNVGAPMKDDYARMVEIANEGAEELGFDNVGTMWRSGYDMPPEEFSDELERMWQEVAPLYQSLHTYVRTKLNAKYGDAIQPASGPIRADLLGNMWAQEWGNIYPLVAPEGAGDLGYDIGELLQAQGQDPIDMVKIGEGFYSSLGFEPLPETFWERSMFTKPADREVVCHASAWDVDNKDDIRIKMCIKVNADDFVTIHHELGHNYYQRAYNAQDYLHLNGANDGFHEAIGDFIALSITPEYLVQIGLLDRADVPSADKDIGLLLRQAMDKVAFLPFGLLVDKWRWGVFDGSITQATYNTAWHDLKREYQGITPPVERPADAFDPGAKYHIPGNTPYTRYFLARILQFQFYKAACDQAGWEGPLHRCSFYGNEEVGQKLDAMLEMGASEPWPDALEAFTGTREMSGEAMMEYFAPLKEWLDEQNEGKPTGW
- a CDS encoding alpha/beta fold hydrolase; the encoded protein is MTDSTTEFFPSLDGTSLALHRVGDPGARPLVLLHGLFSSAQMNWIKWGHAERIAEQGYEVVMLDFRVHGESDAPRAPEAYPPGVLVKDVAALVDHLDLTDYDLAGFSLGARTSIHAVSSGALDPARLILGGMGIDGLGEWQKRAAFFIRVIDEFDAIPKGDPAYFSMQFLKSQKVDRVAARLLLGSMEDLDLAELAKIACPTLVVCGDEDRDNGSAQDLAARLPDARYVEVPGTHMTSVTKPDLGRAMADWLGPAEG
- a CDS encoding GFA family protein encodes the protein MEERRSGGCQCGRVRYSAMVDPGEAYLCHCRMCQRATGGVSIAFVSVKYVTIAWDSEPDWYDSSPIARRPFCSRCGTPLGFRFREGSENMDLTVGSFDDPSGFEPKHHFGAESMYEAWLDTSHLPRIRTDEHEILMQKWKSAGKEPPC